One region of Anoplopoma fimbria isolate UVic2021 breed Golden Eagle Sablefish chromosome 10, Afim_UVic_2022, whole genome shotgun sequence genomic DNA includes:
- the trhrb gene encoding thyrotropin-releasing hormone receptor b encodes MENFTASAPELNHTLGFWTDYSLQYKVISSLLLLVICALGIVGNVMVVLVVLTTKHMRTPTNCYLVSLAVADLMVLTAAGLPAITDSIFGSWVFGHYGCLFITYFQYLGINASSCSITAFTIERYIAICHPIKAQFLCTLSRAKKIILFVWAFTSLYCVMWFYLSDIQQLVYDNVTIVACGYRVPRRFYLPVYFFDFGVFFVLPLLLSAVLYGLIARILFLNPLPSDPRDKKKKKKNGPNNNNNNKRTSCKNSRHSSSTATSRRQVTKMLAVVVILFATLWMPYRTLVVVNSFLDRAYLDSWFLLFCRVCIYLNSAVNPVIYNAMSQKFRAAFRKICRCGRKGSDKPAAYSVALTYSVVKDTSMVESVDHFTTELEELTVTDELLSDQKMMYQDPCAYRKGDFSDA; translated from the exons ATGGAGAACTTTACAGCGTCAGCTCCGGAGCTCAACCACACGTTGGGGTTCTGGACGGACTACAGCCTCCAGTACAAAGTGATAAGCAGCTTACTGCTTCTCGTGATCTGCGCGTTGGGGATCGTCGGCAACGTGATGGTGGTCCTGGTGGTGCTCACGACCAAACACATGCGGACCCCCACCAACTGTTACCTGGTGAGTCTGGCGGTGGCCGACCTGATGGTGCTGACGGCGGCCGGTTTGCCGGCGATCACCGACAGCATTTTCGGGTCGTGGGTGTTCGGCCACTACGGGTGTCTGTTTATCACCTACTTCCAGTACCTCGGGATCAACGCGTCCTCGTGCTCCATCACTGCGTTCACCATCGAGAGGTACATCGCCATCTGCCACCCGATCAAAGCGCAGTTCCTGTGCACGCTGTCCCGGGCCAAGAAGATCATCCTGTTCGTGTGGGCGTTCACCTCCCTGTACTGCGTGATGTGGTTTTACCTGTCCGACATCCAGCAGCTGGTGTACGACAACGTCACCATCGTGGCGTGCGGCTACAGGGTGCCCAGGAGGTTTTACCTCCCGGTCTACTTCTTCGACTTCGGCGTCTTCTTcgtgctgccgctgctgctctCCGCGGTGCTGTACGGCCTCATCGCCCGGATCCTCTTCCTCAACCCGCTGCCCTCCGACCCCagggacaagaagaagaagaagaagaacggacccaacaacaacaacaacaacaagaggacCAGCTGCAAGAACTCGCGCCACTCCAGCTCCACCGCAACCTCGCGCAGACAG GTGACCAAGATGCTGGCCGTGGTGGTGATTCTGTTCGCCACGCTCTGGATGCCGTACCGCACTCTGGTGGTGGTCAACTCCTTCCTGGACCGCGCCTACCTGGACAGCTGGTTCCTGCTCTTCTGCCGTGTCTGCATCTACCTCAACAGCGCCGTCAACCCGGTCATCTACAACGCCATGTCGCAGAAGTTCCGCGCTGCCTTCCGCAAGATCTGCCGCTGCGGGAGGAAAGGCTCGGACAAGCCCGCCGCCTACAGCGTGGCCCTCACCTACAGCGTGGTCAAGGACACGTCGATGGTGGAGAGCGTCGACCACTTCACCACTGAGCTGGAGGAGCTCACTGTCACGGACGAGCTGCTGTCGGACCAGAAGATGATGTACCAGGACCCCTGTGCGTACCGCAAGGGGGATTTCAGCGACGCCTGA